A window from Saccharomyces cerevisiae S288C chromosome XIII, complete sequence encodes these proteins:
- the MVP1 gene encoding Mvp1p (Protein required for sorting proteins to the vacuole; Mvp1p and Vps1p act in concert to promote membrane traffic to the vacuole; participates in transcription initiation and/or early elongation of specific genes; interacts with 'foot domain' of RNA polymerase II; deletion results in abnormal CTD-Ser5 phosphorylation of RNA polymerase II at specific promoter regions; protein abundance increases in response to DNA replication stress), producing the protein MDNYEGSDPWNTSSNAWTKDDDHVVSTTNSEPSLNGISGEFNTLNFSTPLDTNEEDTGFLPTNDVLEESIWDDSRNPLGATGMSQTPNIAANETVIDKNDARDQNIEESEADLLDWTNNVRKTYRPLDADIIIIEEIPEREGLLFKHANYLVKHLIALPSTSPSEERTVVRRYSDFLWLREILLKRYPFRMIPELPPKRIGSQNADQLFLKKRRIGLSRFINLVMKHPKLSNDDLVLTFLTVRTDLTSWRKQATYDTSNEFADKKISQEFMKMWKKEFAEQWNQAASCIDTSMELWYRITLLLERHEKRIMQMVHERNFFETLVDNFSEVTPKLYPVQQNDTILDINNNLSIIKKHLETTSSICKQETEEISGTLSPKFKIFTDILLSLRSLFERYKIMAANNVVELQRHVELNKEKLESMKGKPDVSGAEYDRIKKIIQKDRRSIIEQSNRAWLIRQCILEEFTIFQETQFLITRAFQDWAKLNSNHAGLKLNEWEKLVTSIMDMPISRE; encoded by the coding sequence atggACAATTACGAAGGCAGTGATCCTTGGAATACCAGTTCTAATGCATGGACTAAGGATGATGATCACGTCGTTTCTACCACCAATAGTGAACCCAGCCTCAACGGAATCTCTGGTGAGTTTAACACCTTGAACTTTTCAACACCTCTGGACACAAATGAGGAGGATACTGGTTTTTTACCGACCAACGATGTGCTTGAAGAAAGTATCTGGGATGATAGTAGAAATCCTCTTGGTGCAACTGGCATGAGCCAAACTCCCAATATAGCGGCCAATGAGACAGTTATAGATAAGAATGATGCTAGAGATCAGAATATAGAAGAATCTGAAGCCGACTTACTTGATTGGACTAACAACGTTAGAAAAACATACAGACCTCTAGATGCCgacatcatcatcattgaAGAGATACCTGAAAGAGAGGGTTTACTTTTCAAGCACGCAAACTATTTAGTGAAACATCTCATTGCTCTTCCAAGTACCTCGCCTTCTGAAGAACGTACTGTCGTAAGAAGATACTCTGATTTCTTATGGTTAAGAGAAATTCTGCTGAAAAGATACCCTTTTAGAATGATCCCTGAGCTACCTCCCAAAAGAATTGGATCCCAAAACGCAGACCAgctttttttgaagaaaagaagaatagGGTTATCTAGATTCATTAATTTGGTAATGAAACACCCTAAATTAAGTAATGATGATTTAGTGTTAACATTTTTAACCGTACGCACTGACTTAACAAGTTGGAGAAAGCAAGCAACCTATGACACTTCAAACGAATTCGCTGATAAAAAGATATCACAAGAATTTATGAAAATGTGGAAAAAAGAGTTTGCAGAACAATGGAACCAGGCTGCATCTTGTATCGATACCTCGATGGAATTATGGTATAGAATCACGCTTCTCTTGGAAAGgcatgaaaaaagaattatgCAAATGGTACAcgaaagaaatttttttgagacACTAGTGGATAACTTTAGCGAAGTGACTCCAAAACTATATCCGGTACAACAAAATGATACCATATTGGACATTAATAACAATTTGAGTATAATTAAAAAACACCTAGAAACTACGAGTAGTATCTGCAAACaagaaacagaagaaatatCGGGAACGTTATCgccaaaattcaaaattttcacgGACATCTTACTTTCTTTGAGAAGTTTATTTGAGAGATACAAAATTATGGCTGCAAATAACGTAGTTGAATTGCAAAGACATGTCGAATTGAACAAAGAGAAATTGGAATCGATGAAAGGAAAACCAGATGTCAGTGGAGCAGAGTACGAcaggataaaaaaaatcatacaGAAGGATAGAAGAAGCATAATAGAGCAATCAAACAGAGCTTGGTTGATAAGACAATGTATTTTGGAAGAGTTTACAATCTTTCAGGAAACCCAATTTTTAATAACACGTGCCTTCCAGGATTGGGCAAAATTGAACTCCAACCATGCCGGTCTCAAACTGAATGAGTGGGAAAAGCTCGTCACAAGCATCATGGATATGCCGATTTCTCGTGAATAA